From the Chloroflexus aurantiacus J-10-fl genome, one window contains:
- a CDS encoding phosphoribosylanthranilate isomerase yields the protein MSSLIKICGLRTVDLALAAATAGADLIGLVFAPSRRQVTVAAAQQIAAAVRALPPPRPLIVGLFVNEPAAHVADIAATVGLEAIQLSGDEPPDYPTPHGLPVIKAIRMIDTPLEQAWLARIAAIPTVGQGLPPLTALIDAHVSGAYGGTGIQADWGRAAHIARQVPTILAGGLTPVNVAQAIAIVQPMGVDVSSGVERDGQKDPALIRAFIAAARSA from the coding sequence AGTCGATCTGGCGCTGGCAGCCGCCACTGCCGGCGCCGATCTGATCGGCCTGGTCTTTGCGCCCAGCCGACGGCAAGTCACCGTCGCCGCAGCTCAACAGATTGCCGCCGCCGTGCGCGCCCTGCCACCACCACGCCCGTTGATCGTCGGCTTATTCGTGAATGAACCGGCGGCCCACGTAGCCGACATTGCCGCCACAGTGGGATTAGAGGCGATTCAGTTGAGTGGCGATGAGCCGCCAGATTACCCGACCCCACACGGGCTACCGGTGATCAAAGCGATTCGGATGATCGATACCCCACTTGAGCAGGCATGGCTGGCGCGTATTGCAGCTATACCAACAGTTGGTCAGGGGCTACCCCCACTGACTGCACTGATCGACGCGCACGTCAGTGGTGCCTACGGCGGTACCGGCATCCAGGCCGACTGGGGACGGGCCGCACACATTGCGCGGCAGGTGCCGACCATCCTGGCCGGTGGCCTGACACCGGTGAATGTCGCACAGGCCATCGCCATCGTGCAGCCAATGGGTGTCGATGTCAGTAGCGGTGTCGAGCGTGATGGCCAGAAAGACCCGGCCCTGATCAGGGCATTTATCGCTGCTGCACGCAGTGCATAA